The Echinicola rosea genome has a segment encoding these proteins:
- a CDS encoding DUF4249 domain-containing protein — MKINQLLYPFIISMLLLVSCREPYDPEINQEDLGILVVEGHIETGGKATMIQLSTTGSLNDQRSPFMAISNAVVTIESQSGATYPLPAIADGQYSATYTLPNDDLYRLNIEISDQGLYQSEWLTPLITPTIEDIGVKRKDENERADVELYVSTHGEEDTRFFTWQYEETWIFNPALLTFLKFDPELDSVVYRDLRTERIDRCWRTEVSNTINIASSAQYQDDYIYEKVIQTMPFGSEKFTQRYSILVHQTAIPKEAFTFYETLEKNTNDMGDIFSPLPSNLNTNIHFQGNGDYKAIGMVTAGASASKRVFFDRLDIGHWIVSNPFYAGCALNYDTVSVAEAPQIFSSGREIPVVIIEGAVGGVAGYRGGSRRCTDCTLRGSNTQPDFWEN, encoded by the coding sequence ATGAAGATAAACCAACTCCTATACCCGTTCATCATTTCCATGCTGCTACTGGTCAGTTGTCGGGAGCCCTATGACCCAGAGATCAACCAAGAAGATTTGGGAATTTTGGTAGTGGAAGGCCATATCGAGACAGGTGGAAAGGCCACCATGATCCAACTCAGCACCACCGGGTCGCTGAACGATCAACGCTCGCCATTCATGGCCATATCCAATGCGGTGGTAACTATCGAAAGCCAGTCGGGAGCGACGTACCCCCTTCCGGCTATAGCAGACGGCCAGTATTCCGCAACATACACTCTTCCGAACGACGATCTATACAGGCTGAACATCGAAATTTCTGACCAAGGACTTTACCAAAGTGAATGGCTGACACCGCTGATCACGCCAACCATCGAAGATATCGGGGTAAAGCGTAAGGACGAGAACGAACGTGCTGACGTGGAATTATATGTTTCCACCCATGGTGAGGAGGACACTAGATTCTTTACTTGGCAATACGAAGAAACGTGGATTTTCAATCCTGCGTTGCTGACTTTTTTGAAATTCGACCCTGAGCTGGATTCCGTGGTATATCGGGACCTAAGGACCGAACGGATTGACAGATGCTGGCGAACAGAGGTTTCCAACACCATCAATATCGCTTCATCTGCCCAGTATCAGGACGATTACATTTATGAAAAAGTCATCCAAACAATGCCCTTCGGATCAGAGAAATTCACTCAGCGATATTCTATCCTCGTTCACCAAACAGCCATTCCCAAAGAGGCATTCACCTTTTATGAGACCCTTGAAAAAAACACCAATGACATGGGCGATATCTTCAGCCCATTACCTTCCAACCTCAACACCAACATCCACTTTCAAGGCAATGGTGACTACAAGGCCATTGGTATGGTCACCGCTGGTGCATCCGCTTCCAAAAGGGTGTTCTTTGACCGATTGGATATAGGACACTGGATCGTATCCAATCCTTTCTATGCTGGCTGTGCATTGAACTACGATACCGTAAGCGTGGCGGAGGCCCCTCAAATTTTCTCCAGTGGCCGGGAAATCCCTGTCGTAATCATCGAAGGGGCAGTAGGCGGTGTGGCTGGTTACCGTGGCGGAAGCAGAAGATGCACCGACTGCACGCTGAGAGGCTCCAATACTCAACCTGACTTCTGGGAAAACTAA
- a CDS encoding TonB-dependent receptor, whose amino-acid sequence MKNHLLRLLFCGVLVILAQHTLAQDQQKETISGLFPGVRFSQFVNVVENKTSYRFFYRDIDVDTLSVNISAKENELEDVLDLIFEKTALHYSIDAQQRVFIHKTEHFHTALSKNFFDPEESPDSLVNTQDERYLDRAYTGNKLWTIGEEDDQGHRDLATLTGRIFSLKNGEPIIGAVVFEKENYTRAVTDENGRFSITLPKGRHTLHVQHLGQYQEQRQVELLGDGSLIMQIDESIVSLDEVIVSSDRLSNINRTEMGVETMSIASMKRLPSVMGEVDVIKSILTLPGVKTVGESSVGFNVRGGAADQNLILLNNSTVYNPSHLFGFFSSFNGDMVEEVELHKAGMPAQYGGRLSSVLDVKGNYGNREKFHGKGGIGLLTSRLTFDGPIGEKTTFLVSGRATYSDWLLNLVNEKSDLNAAGASFYDLNLNLKHYFNDKNELSFSSYWSHDDFNFVADTVFNYSNRNANLNWKHYYNDRLESEIILGIDQYQFGIEGFENPLNAYDFDFDITQYNLKAHFTYEHDDRHTFHFGMDNIYYDMNPGNMVPSNEASIIIPETVNREKALETAFYLGDRYEINDKLTADYGVRYVIYNFLGPNQLYTYADGLPKSEATVTGEEFYANNEVISTYSAPEIRVSGRYIIDNFTSIKAGFHTTRQYIHLLSNTSSVTPTDTWKLSDPYISPQQGNQISLGFYKDLLLKEDKLEASVEVYYRGLKNLIDYRSGAQLLLNNDIEQDVLNTDGRAYGLEFQVKKSTGKLSGWLSYTYSRSELQTSDKEPAEKVNGGSWYPSNFDQPHSVILAMNYELSKRANVSLNTNYSTGRPITLPVSKFYYNGAEQVYFSDRNAYRIPDYFRIDLSMNLEGNHKVDKPAHASWSLGVYNLLGRSNPYSVYYTPVNGNLRGYQLSIYAQPIPYITYNFKF is encoded by the coding sequence ATGAAAAACCATCTACTACGGTTACTTTTTTGCGGTGTTCTTGTCATCTTGGCACAACACACCTTGGCTCAAGACCAACAAAAAGAAACCATTTCGGGATTGTTTCCCGGGGTTCGCTTCTCACAGTTTGTCAATGTGGTAGAAAACAAGACAAGTTACCGCTTCTTTTACAGGGATATTGATGTGGACACCCTTTCGGTAAACATCAGTGCCAAGGAAAACGAGCTGGAAGATGTCTTGGACCTGATCTTCGAAAAGACAGCACTGCATTACTCCATTGATGCCCAGCAACGGGTTTTCATTCATAAAACGGAGCATTTCCACACTGCATTATCCAAAAACTTCTTCGACCCGGAGGAGTCTCCCGACAGCCTTGTCAACACACAGGACGAACGCTACTTGGACAGGGCCTACACGGGCAATAAACTATGGACCATCGGAGAGGAAGATGATCAGGGACATCGCGACTTGGCCACACTCACGGGAAGGATCTTTAGCTTAAAGAACGGTGAACCGATCATCGGAGCCGTGGTGTTTGAAAAAGAAAATTACACCAGGGCGGTAACGGATGAAAATGGTCGTTTCAGTATCACCTTGCCCAAAGGAAGGCATACCCTCCATGTGCAGCACTTGGGCCAGTATCAAGAACAGCGTCAAGTGGAACTATTGGGCGATGGAAGCTTGATAATGCAAATCGACGAAAGTATCGTTTCGCTGGATGAAGTCATCGTTAGCTCTGATCGATTATCCAATATCAACCGTACAGAAATGGGGGTGGAAACGATGTCCATTGCCTCCATGAAGAGGCTTCCTTCTGTCATGGGTGAAGTGGATGTCATCAAGAGTATCCTTACCCTACCGGGTGTAAAAACCGTCGGTGAATCCAGCGTAGGCTTCAATGTCCGAGGCGGTGCTGCTGACCAAAACTTGATCCTCCTGAACAACTCCACGGTCTATAACCCCTCCCACCTGTTTGGGTTTTTCTCCTCTTTTAATGGTGACATGGTAGAAGAAGTAGAGCTTCATAAAGCCGGCATGCCTGCCCAATATGGTGGCAGGTTGTCTTCTGTGCTGGATGTAAAAGGCAATTACGGTAACCGGGAAAAATTCCACGGAAAAGGAGGCATCGGTTTGCTTACCAGCAGGCTGACTTTTGATGGCCCCATAGGTGAGAAAACCACCTTCTTGGTCAGCGGAAGAGCTACCTACAGTGACTGGCTACTCAATCTCGTCAATGAAAAGTCTGACCTGAATGCAGCAGGAGCATCGTTTTATGACCTTAACCTAAATCTCAAGCATTATTTTAACGACAAAAACGAACTGAGCTTCTCTTCCTATTGGAGCCATGATGACTTTAACTTCGTCGCGGACACTGTCTTCAATTACAGCAATCGAAACGCCAACCTTAACTGGAAGCATTATTATAATGACCGTCTCGAAAGTGAAATCATCCTCGGGATTGACCAATACCAATTTGGCATCGAAGGATTTGAAAATCCCTTGAACGCCTATGATTTTGATTTTGACATTACCCAATATAATCTCAAAGCACATTTCACGTACGAGCATGATGACCGCCACACCTTTCATTTCGGAATGGACAATATCTATTACGACATGAACCCTGGCAATATGGTTCCTTCAAATGAAGCGTCTATCATCATCCCAGAAACCGTAAACAGGGAAAAAGCCTTGGAAACTGCTTTTTATCTTGGGGATCGCTATGAGATAAATGATAAGCTTACGGCTGATTATGGTGTTCGGTATGTCATTTACAATTTCCTGGGACCTAACCAACTGTACACTTATGCCGATGGGCTGCCCAAAAGTGAAGCGACGGTCACAGGAGAAGAATTCTATGCAAACAATGAAGTGATCAGCACCTATTCGGCTCCCGAAATTAGGGTGTCCGGACGGTACATCATTGACAATTTCACTTCTATCAAAGCTGGGTTCCATACGACCCGGCAATACATCCACTTGCTTTCAAACACCTCATCCGTAACGCCTACTGATACTTGGAAGCTAAGCGATCCCTATATCAGTCCCCAACAGGGCAATCAAATTTCCCTAGGCTTCTATAAGGACCTTTTACTGAAAGAAGACAAACTGGAAGCATCCGTAGAAGTGTATTATCGGGGGCTCAAAAACCTCATTGATTACCGAAGTGGTGCACAATTGCTCCTGAATAATGATATAGAACAAGACGTGCTCAACACTGACGGACGAGCCTATGGGCTGGAGTTTCAAGTGAAAAAATCCACCGGCAAGCTAAGCGGATGGCTGAGCTATACCTACTCCAGATCAGAGCTGCAAACTTCAGATAAGGAGCCGGCTGAAAAAGTCAATGGCGGCAGTTGGTATCCTAGCAATTTTGACCAGCCCCATTCCGTGATTTTAGCAATGAATTATGAACTCTCCAAACGTGCCAATGTTTCGCTAAACACCAACTACAGCACAGGCCGCCCGATCACGCTTCCTGTTTCAAAATTCTATTATAATGGGGCTGAACAAGTTTACTTCTCCGACAGAAATGCCTACAGGATTCCTGATTATTTCAGAATTGACCTGTCCATGAACTTGGAAGGCAACCACAAAGTGGACAAGCCGGCCCATGCTTCTTGGTCGCTGGGCGTGTATAACCTACTTGGAAGAAGTAACCCCTACTCGGTTTATTACACACCTGTAAATGGTAACCTCAGAGGCTATCAGCTGTCGATATATGCGCAGCCCATTCCCTATATTACCTACAATTTCAAATTCTAA
- the ggt gene encoding gamma-glutamyltransferase, whose protein sequence is MKFTLIHPVSGKLRYIRFIALFVAMAYISGCARIGKKEYQEGKTVYGNKAMVVSAHPEATRVGIEVLEKGGNAVDAMVAVHFALAVVYPAAGNLGGGGFMMYRQPSGEVVSLDFREKAPMAAYEEMYQDENGDIIDGLSLAGPMASGVPGSVDGMLTAHAKYGSLPLKTLLQPAYKLARGGFPITAKQANNYNRYRKTFIEHNRDSTVIPLVKLDGEWEEGELLVQKDLAATIKRIQKSGRDGFYKGKTAELLVAEMKAGNGIIELEDMAKYQAKWREPVTGKYRGATIYSMGPPSSGGIALMQLLKMSEHFSMGDLGFHSPETIHLMTEMERRVYADRAKHLGDADFWDVPKEELLDDRYITSRVKQINPTKATDSEEVLAMKLDYQESEETTHYSIVDANGHAVSVTTTINSGYGSKVFVSGAGFLMNNEMDDFSSKPGVPNVYGLLGGKANAIQPEKRMLSAMTPTIVEKDGKLKMVVGTPGGSTIITSVYQVVLNVLDHEMNMTDAVSAGRVHHQWKPNFIFPERDALDPTTKKALEKMGHQIKDRGSIGRVDAILVGADGQLEGAGDPRGDDWAAGF, encoded by the coding sequence ATGAAATTCACATTGATACACCCCGTATCTGGAAAGCTTAGATACATTCGATTTATCGCCCTATTTGTGGCCATGGCCTACATTTCCGGTTGTGCCAGAATAGGCAAAAAGGAATACCAAGAAGGCAAGACCGTTTATGGCAACAAGGCCATGGTGGTATCTGCCCATCCGGAGGCCACCAGAGTGGGCATAGAAGTGTTGGAGAAAGGCGGAAATGCCGTTGACGCGATGGTGGCGGTACATTTTGCCCTTGCCGTGGTCTATCCTGCTGCTGGGAACCTTGGAGGTGGCGGATTTATGATGTACCGTCAGCCAAGCGGGGAAGTCGTGTCACTTGATTTTCGCGAGAAAGCGCCCATGGCCGCTTACGAGGAAATGTACCAAGACGAAAACGGTGATATCATCGACGGGCTAAGCTTGGCAGGCCCCATGGCCTCGGGTGTGCCCGGATCAGTGGACGGTATGCTCACTGCCCATGCAAAATACGGTTCTTTACCGCTGAAAACATTGCTACAGCCTGCTTACAAGTTGGCGCGCGGTGGCTTCCCCATCACCGCCAAGCAAGCCAATAACTATAATCGCTACCGAAAAACCTTCATTGAGCACAACCGTGACAGCACAGTCATTCCCTTGGTAAAGCTTGACGGAGAATGGGAAGAAGGGGAGCTGCTGGTCCAAAAAGACCTGGCGGCCACCATCAAACGCATCCAGAAGTCAGGACGCGATGGGTTTTATAAGGGAAAAACGGCCGAATTGTTGGTGGCTGAGATGAAGGCTGGAAATGGCATCATCGAACTGGAGGATATGGCCAAATACCAAGCGAAATGGCGCGAACCGGTCACCGGTAAGTATCGCGGCGCGACCATTTACAGCATGGGACCTCCCAGCAGTGGAGGGATAGCGTTGATGCAGCTGTTGAAAATGTCGGAGCATTTCTCCATGGGCGATCTGGGCTTTCACAGCCCTGAGACCATTCACCTGATGACAGAGATGGAGCGGAGGGTTTATGCCGATCGGGCCAAGCACCTTGGAGATGCCGATTTTTGGGATGTGCCAAAAGAGGAACTGCTGGATGATCGCTATATTACCAGTCGTGTAAAGCAGATCAATCCTACCAAAGCCACGGATAGTGAAGAGGTACTCGCCATGAAGCTGGACTACCAAGAAAGTGAAGAAACCACCCACTATTCGATTGTGGATGCCAATGGCCATGCCGTTTCCGTGACGACCACCATCAATTCGGGTTATGGCTCGAAGGTCTTCGTTTCCGGTGCCGGTTTTTTAATGAATAACGAAATGGATGATTTCAGCAGTAAGCCGGGTGTGCCAAATGTCTATGGGCTTCTCGGTGGCAAAGCCAATGCTATCCAACCTGAAAAACGCATGCTTAGCGCCATGACCCCCACCATAGTGGAAAAAGATGGAAAACTCAAAATGGTCGTAGGAACTCCCGGTGGAAGCACGATCATTACCTCCGTATATCAAGTGGTCTTAAATGTGCTGGATCATGAGATGAACATGACCGATGCGGTGTCTGCCGGTAGGGTACACCACCAGTGGAAACCCAATTTTATTTTCCCTGAAAGAGATGCCTTGGATCCTACGACCAAGAAAGCCCTTGAGAAAATGGGGCACCAAATCAAAGATCGGGGCAGTATAGGCCGCGTGGATGCGATTTTGGTCGGGGCAGATGGCCAATTGGAAGGAGCCGGAGATCCCCGTGGTGATGATTGGGCAGCAGGTTTTTGA
- a CDS encoding pectate lyase family protein, whose protein sequence is MLKTRISFLCLAITIISFSKVLAQYPDVSSKERAKADSIKSVALKHSDEAWEKARIAVYREEMQGKPYIPWAARPTDLPQAEIPAFPGAEGGGMYSFGGRGGKVITVTSLEDHGPGTLREACETGGARIIVFNVAGIIQLETPLIIRAPYVTIAGQTAPGDGVCVAGETVWVDTHDVVIRHMRFRRGETFVGRRDDAIGGNPVGNIMIDHVSASWGLDENMSIYRHMYDPGGGYKREKLPTVNITIQNSIFSEDLDTYNHSLGSTLGGENCSFMRNLWASNAGRNPSIGWNGIFNFVNNIVFNWSHRTTDGGDYKAKYNIINNYYKPGPVTDLSRSVSYRILKPEAGRSDLDSMVFGRAFVKGNIVEGNNEVTEDNWNGGVQMEGKDGQLMTFSEAKHYFPRMKSEKPFPMPHLTIMPTEEAVPFVMENVGATFPKRDPVDQRIIRTVKTGKPEYVEGLDPASFYQFEHRRLPRDSYKNGIITDISQVGGYPAYKGTPYQDTDKDGMPDEWELKYGLDPQDATDANGDINGDGYTNIEKYINGIDPKLNVDWTNLSNNEDTLAKNGLSVDK, encoded by the coding sequence ATGCTAAAAACTCGAATCAGTTTTTTATGCTTGGCCATCACCATCATCTCCTTCTCGAAGGTGCTGGCCCAGTACCCGGACGTATCTTCCAAAGAGCGGGCAAAAGCAGACTCCATCAAATCAGTGGCCTTAAAGCATTCCGATGAGGCTTGGGAAAAAGCCCGAATAGCCGTTTATCGTGAAGAAATGCAAGGCAAACCTTATATTCCTTGGGCAGCACGACCGACCGATCTTCCCCAAGCAGAAATCCCCGCATTCCCTGGTGCCGAAGGTGGCGGAATGTACAGCTTTGGTGGCCGGGGAGGAAAAGTCATCACCGTCACCAGCTTGGAAGATCATGGCCCCGGCACCCTCCGAGAAGCCTGTGAAACCGGTGGCGCCCGCATCATTGTCTTTAACGTAGCCGGTATCATCCAACTGGAAACACCCCTGATCATCAGGGCACCCTATGTGACCATAGCTGGCCAAACTGCTCCCGGAGATGGGGTCTGTGTGGCTGGAGAAACCGTGTGGGTGGACACTCATGATGTGGTGATCAGACACATGAGGTTCCGTAGAGGAGAAACCTTCGTGGGACGCAGAGATGATGCCATCGGTGGCAACCCCGTTGGGAATATCATGATCGACCACGTTTCTGCCAGTTGGGGACTGGACGAAAATATGTCCATCTACCGCCATATGTACGACCCAGGCGGAGGATATAAAAGAGAAAAACTGCCGACGGTAAACATCACCATCCAAAACAGCATCTTCTCAGAAGACCTGGACACTTATAATCACTCCTTGGGCAGCACCTTGGGAGGCGAGAATTGCTCTTTTATGCGAAACCTATGGGCCAGCAATGCCGGCAGGAATCCCTCCATTGGCTGGAATGGTATCTTTAACTTCGTCAACAACATCGTATTCAACTGGTCCCATCGAACCACAGACGGAGGGGACTACAAGGCCAAATACAATATCATCAACAACTATTATAAACCAGGACCTGTAACCGATCTCAGCAGATCGGTAAGCTATAGAATCCTCAAGCCAGAAGCTGGCAGAAGTGACTTAGACTCTATGGTTTTTGGACGGGCTTTCGTGAAAGGCAACATAGTAGAGGGCAATAATGAAGTCACCGAAGACAACTGGAACGGGGGTGTGCAAATGGAAGGAAAAGACGGTCAGCTAATGACCTTTTCGGAAGCCAAGCATTATTTTCCCCGAATGAAATCCGAAAAGCCTTTCCCCATGCCACACCTGACCATCATGCCTACTGAGGAAGCTGTCCCATTTGTGATGGAAAATGTAGGGGCCACATTTCCTAAAAGAGACCCTGTGGACCAGCGAATCATCAGAACCGTCAAAACCGGAAAGCCCGAATACGTGGAAGGATTGGATCCAGCATCCTTTTACCAATTCGAGCACAGAAGGCTTCCAAGGGACTCTTATAAAAATGGCATTATCACCGATATCAGCCAAGTGGGCGGATATCCAGCATACAAAGGTACTCCGTACCAGGATACCGATAAGGATGGAATGCCTGATGAATGGGAACTTAAATACGGCCTCGATCCTCAGGACGCTACTGATGCCAACGGCGATATCAATGGGGATGGCTATACCAATATCGAAAAATACATCAACGGAATTGACCCTAAACTAAACGTTGATTGGACCAACCTGTCTAATAATGAAGACACGTTGGCCAAAAATGGACTTTCAGTGGATAAATAA